From a single Planctellipticum variicoloris genomic region:
- a CDS encoding sulfatase, whose protein sequence is MTLRRAVLSASILLVVSFVGTAAAAPPNVLLLFTDDHAAHAMSCYGSKVNKTPHLDRIAQEGMRFEHCYVGNSLCGPSRATILTGKHSHKNGFKKNGDRFDGSQMTFPKLLQQAGYQTAMIGKWHLESDPTGFDHWEVLVGQGPYYNPPMIRNGERVKHEGYTTEIIGDLTQQWLDRRDPNKPFLLMTQHKAPHREWQPGPRYFDMYKDEEIPEPATLFDDYGGRASPARTQTLSIAREMNDLDLKLVPPKNLTPEQLKLWHAAYDAENEAFHKANLQGSELVRWKYQRYMKDYLRCVAAVDDQVGRVLDYLDRNDLTKNTVVIYASDQGFFLGDHGWFDKRFMYEECYKTPFLVRWPGVTHPGTVNRDLVSNLDFAQTILDIAGAKADPEMQGLSLVPLLKGATPKDWRKSLYYHYYEFPAVHSVQRHYGVKTTRYKLLYFYHLGEWELFDLERDPHELHSVYNDPGYAQVQQELIGELQRLREEYQVPEDPKPVDPPPGAARKKKKAA, encoded by the coding sequence ATGACTCTCCGTCGCGCTGTCCTCTCCGCGTCGATTCTGCTCGTCGTCTCCTTCGTCGGCACGGCCGCCGCGGCGCCGCCCAACGTCCTGCTGCTGTTTACCGACGACCACGCGGCCCACGCCATGAGCTGTTATGGGTCGAAGGTCAACAAGACGCCACATCTGGATCGGATTGCTCAGGAGGGAATGCGGTTCGAGCACTGCTATGTGGGAAACTCGCTGTGCGGCCCCAGCCGGGCGACGATCCTCACCGGCAAGCACAGTCATAAAAACGGCTTCAAAAAGAACGGCGACCGGTTCGACGGCAGCCAGATGACATTCCCCAAGCTCCTGCAGCAGGCCGGCTACCAGACGGCGATGATTGGCAAGTGGCACCTGGAGAGCGATCCCACCGGGTTCGACCACTGGGAAGTCCTGGTCGGACAGGGGCCTTACTACAACCCGCCGATGATCCGCAACGGCGAGCGGGTCAAACACGAGGGGTACACGACCGAAATTATCGGCGACCTGACGCAGCAATGGCTCGACCGGCGGGATCCCAACAAGCCCTTCCTGCTGATGACCCAGCACAAGGCGCCTCACCGCGAGTGGCAGCCGGGACCCAGATACTTCGACATGTACAAAGACGAAGAAATCCCCGAGCCGGCCACGCTGTTCGACGACTACGGCGGACGGGCCTCCCCCGCCCGGACGCAGACGCTGAGTATTGCCCGCGAAATGAACGACCTCGACCTGAAGCTGGTGCCGCCTAAGAACCTGACGCCGGAGCAACTGAAACTCTGGCACGCCGCGTACGACGCCGAGAACGAGGCTTTTCACAAAGCGAATCTGCAGGGAAGCGAGCTGGTCCGCTGGAAATACCAGCGTTACATGAAGGACTACCTGCGCTGCGTCGCCGCGGTCGACGATCAAGTCGGCCGGGTTCTCGACTATCTGGACCGCAACGACCTCACGAAGAACACCGTCGTGATCTATGCCTCCGACCAGGGATTCTTCCTGGGAGATCACGGCTGGTTCGACAAGCGATTCATGTATGAAGAATGCTACAAGACCCCGTTCCTTGTCCGCTGGCCGGGCGTCACGCATCCCGGAACGGTCAACCGGGACCTCGTCTCCAATCTCGACTTTGCCCAGACGATCCTGGACATCGCAGGGGCGAAGGCCGATCCGGAAATGCAGGGACTGAGTCTTGTCCCGCTGCTGAAGGGGGCAACGCCGAAAGACTGGCGGAAGAGCCTCTACTACCACTACTACGAATTCCCCGCAGTCCACAGCGTACAACGGCATTACGGCGTCAAGACAACTCGCTACAAGCTGCTGTATTTCTACCATCTCGGAGAGTGGGAGCTGTTCGACCTGGAACGCGACCCGCACGAACTCCACAGCGTCTACAACGACCCCGGCTACGCTCAGGTGCAGCAGGAGTTGATCGGGGAACTGCAGCGGCTCCGCGAGGAGTACCAGGTCCCCGAAGACCCGAAACCGGTCGATCCCCCTCCCGGCGCAGCCAGGAAGAAGAAAAAGGCTGCCTGA
- a CDS encoding MraY family glycosyltransferase — translation MKWFFVLACLLPAFWVSFLATWGMRWLSPRLGLIDKPAARKVHRVPTPLGGGVGIICGVLLPLAAVQVCLWLWSGNPPTWIPLELRQHLPGAISRTPELWGVLAAAGVLAVMGLWDDFRPLPWQPRIAVQFLMASLVVMSGVRATLFMTNPWIGGILSVLWLVVLVNSFNFLDNMDGLSSGIALIVSVMFAAMMLLKPGDPRWLVAGFFLVLAGALLGFLCHNWSPARIFMGDSGSYFLGFTIGSMTLQGTFYTPESSHDHVMLAPLCVLAVPLYDTLSVIWIRLREGRSPFQPDKKHFSHRLVALGLKPVQAVLTVHLTTLTTGIGGLLLYAVPDWTSGGLVLASVACILAIIAILESAPRPAIAPPPSPTNPGAAD, via the coding sequence GTGAAGTGGTTCTTCGTTCTCGCGTGCCTCCTGCCGGCCTTCTGGGTCTCTTTCCTGGCCACCTGGGGCATGCGCTGGCTCTCGCCGCGACTGGGACTGATCGATAAGCCCGCCGCGCGGAAGGTTCATCGGGTTCCGACGCCGCTGGGGGGCGGCGTCGGCATCATCTGCGGCGTGCTGCTGCCGCTGGCGGCCGTCCAGGTCTGCCTCTGGCTCTGGAGCGGCAACCCGCCGACATGGATCCCCCTGGAGCTGCGACAGCATCTCCCCGGCGCGATTTCGCGGACCCCGGAATTGTGGGGCGTCCTGGCCGCGGCGGGAGTCCTGGCGGTCATGGGGCTCTGGGACGATTTCCGCCCCCTCCCCTGGCAGCCGCGGATCGCAGTTCAATTCCTGATGGCGTCGCTGGTCGTCATGTCCGGCGTCCGTGCGACGCTCTTCATGACTAACCCCTGGATCGGCGGCATTCTCAGCGTTCTGTGGCTGGTCGTGCTGGTCAATTCGTTCAACTTCCTCGACAACATGGACGGGTTGTCGAGCGGAATCGCTCTCATCGTCAGCGTGATGTTCGCCGCCATGATGCTCCTCAAGCCGGGCGATCCCCGCTGGCTCGTGGCCGGCTTCTTCCTGGTTCTGGCGGGCGCGCTGCTCGGTTTTCTCTGCCACAACTGGTCGCCGGCGCGGATTTTCATGGGGGACTCGGGAAGCTATTTCCTGGGATTTACCATCGGCAGCATGACCCTGCAGGGGACGTTCTATACCCCGGAATCGAGCCACGACCACGTCATGCTCGCCCCCCTCTGCGTCCTGGCGGTCCCCCTCTACGACACGCTGTCGGTGATCTGGATCCGCCTGCGCGAAGGCCGCAGTCCATTTCAGCCCGACAAGAAGCACTTTTCCCACCGCCTCGTCGCGCTGGGACTCAAACCCGTTCAGGCCGTCCTGACCGTGCACCTGACGACGCTGACGACCGGCATCGGCGGTCTGCTGCTGTATGCCGTTCCGGACTGGACGTCAGGGGGGCTCGTGCTGGCCAGCGTCGCCTGCATTCTGGCGATCATCGCGATTCTGGAATCGGCTCCGCGTCCCGCCATCGCTCCGCCGCCCTCCCCGACCAATCCCGGCGCCGCCGACTGA